The genomic stretch AATAGCGTCCCCTTTAACAAATTTGCTAGCTCCATCCATCGCTCCATAGAAATCGGCTTCGGATTGAATTTTTTTTCGTCGATCCCGAGCTTGTAGATCGGTAATCATACCGGCGTTAAGATCCGCATCAATGCTCATCTGTTTTCCTGGCATAGCATCCAATGTAAAACGAGCGCCTACTTCCGATACCCGTTCCGAACCCTTAGTAATAACAATAAAATTTACGACAACGAGGATGGCAAAGATAATAAAACCGACCACTGGTTCGCCGCGCACAACGAACTCCCCGAATTGTTCGATGACATTGCCGGCGTGAGCATCGGCAAGAATTAAACGAGTTGTGGATACATTAAGAGATAGCCTGAATAAGGTCAAGATAAGAATCAAGGAAGGTAGCACCGAAAAATCCAGCGGATCCTTAGTAAACACCGCAATCATCAGGGTAAGCACCGCAGAAGTGATGCTGACCGTCAATAAAATATCCAGTAGTAAGGGCGGGATCGGGATGACCATCATGACAACAATAGAAACGATAAAAATTGCGGCAAGTACATCGATATTGTTATACCAGCGTCGGCTAATGTTTGTGGCCATGAGTGGATTCCTCCTTTCTTACCCCGTATACTTCTTATCCAGTATATTTCTTTCTTTTGAGCTTATAGACGAAGGCAAGGACCTCTGCTACAGCTTTATAGAGTTCCGCGGGTACGGCTTGCCCAATTTCTGCTTGCGCGAAGAGGGCACGGGCCAGCGGCCTGTTTTCCATGGTAATGATGCCATATTCTTTGGCAAGCTGTTTGATCCGTTGTGCAATTTCGTCAGCTCCTTTGGCAACGATGACGGGAGCTGCATTCTCTTTAGGGTCATAGCGCAGAGCAACTGCATAGTGAGTCGGGTTGGTCACGACCACATCGGCCGTCTTTAAGTCCTGCATCATACGTTGCATAGCCATGGCTCTTTGCTTCCGCTTAATCTCACTTTTTATTTGAGGATTACCTTCGGTTTGCTTATACTCTTGCTTCATTTCTTCATGGGACATTTTGAGGTTTTTCTCGTAGTCCCACCACTGATAGAGGAAATCTATCCCGGCAATGACAAAAAAGGATAAAGCAATTTTCCAACCCAGATCGACAATCAATCCACCTATAAATACGGCCCCTTGGCCTACTGTAAAGCGGGCCATAACCGGAAAGACTTCAAAGTTATCGCGGATTGTTGCGTAGAGGAAATAGCCAATAAAGATAACTTTTAGCAAGGATTTGGCCAGCTCTACCCAAGCTTTCACCCCAAACATGCGCTTGGCCCCGTTAAGAGGGCTAATGCGACTAAGCTGAGGCTTTAATGGCTCAAGGGTGAAAAGAGTACGTACTTGCAGGTAGTTGGCACCTATGGCAATAACTGCCCCGACAATAAATATAGGTGCGCCGATTTGAATGCCTAGCCAAACTAGATCCACCATTAAGCTAGCAACGGAGCGAGTCGTCCATTCGCTCGAGAGCCTATAGACGTAAGTGAATATTCCTTGAGCCTTTTCCAACATGGTCGGGACATAGTATTTCAGAAGTGCAATAAAGCTGACTAGCATGAGTGCGGAGACCATTTCCGTACTCTTAAAGACTTGACCTTTCTTGCGCGCCTCCTGCCGGCGCTTGGGTGTGGCCTGATGTGTTTTTTCACTCATGTTTGCTGCCACCCCTTATAAAGCTCTAAAAGCATGTTCATCGCTCGGTCAAAAAGCATATTCACCGTTTCTCCGAAAAAACTAATACCTAAGAATAGAATAATGAAACCAAAAATAATCTTCACCGGAAAAATAACCGTAAAAATATTCATCTGTGGAACAGTCCGCATTAACAGTCCTACCCCGATATCAGAAAGGACCAAAGCGCCCATAACTGGCAAAGCAAGCTGAATGGATAATGTAAAAGTATCGCGGAAAAGATGAACAAAATAATTAATCCCTTGGGGTAGAGCTGACGGATCAATCGGTACATAGTTATAACTCTCGACCATGGCAGCGATCATATAATGGTGGGAATTGGTCGCCAGCAGTAGCATAATGGCGATAATCATCTGAAAATTCCCCATCATGGCACTTTGTACACCGAAGATGGGATCGATAGCACCACTCATGTTAAATCCCATCTGCATATCGATTAATCGACCGGCACCTTCTAAAACTGCTGTAATAGCATAAATGACAAAACCCACGACCAACCCGACAAAGATCTCTTTAATCAGGAGCCCTACATAGGGTAAGGTCTCACTGGGAATCAGAGGTCCCCTAGCTAGGATGACTGGATAAAGGATAACAGATATGCTCACGGCCAAGCCAAGCTTAACCATTGCCGGAACACCACGAGCTCCGAATACAGGAGCTAACATAATCATCCCCGCCCACCGGGAGAGAATGAGGAGGAACAGTGTGAGATTCCATTGCAAAAATTCTGCTAAGCCCATATCACTCCTCCGGATAATTTAGTAATTCCCAAACGTGGCTAGCTCGTTAAATAGATTCGCTGTGTAACCAGTGAGCACGTCAAGCATCCAAGGTCCCAGTAGTAACATCACCAGAGCAATCCCTAATATCTTGGGTATAAAGGTCAGGGTCTGCTCTTGAATCTGGGTCATGGCCTGAAAAATACTGACCAATAAACCCACAAG from Desulfitobacterium dichloroeliminans LMG P-21439 encodes the following:
- the fliQ gene encoding flagellar biosynthesis protein FliQ: MTQNDVLYLAKEALMTALMIGGPILGVSLLVGLLVSIFQAMTQIQEQTLTFIPKILGIALVMLLLGPWMLDVLTGYTANLFNELATFGNY
- the fliR gene encoding flagellar biosynthetic protein FliR; translated protein: MGLAEFLQWNLTLFLLILSRWAGMIMLAPVFGARGVPAMVKLGLAVSISVILYPVILARGPLIPSETLPYVGLLIKEIFVGLVVGFVIYAITAVLEGAGRLIDMQMGFNMSGAIDPIFGVQSAMMGNFQMIIAIMLLLATNSHHYMIAAMVESYNYVPIDPSALPQGINYFVHLFRDTFTLSIQLALPVMGALVLSDIGVGLLMRTVPQMNIFTVIFPVKIIFGFIILFLGISFFGETVNMLFDRAMNMLLELYKGWQQT
- the flhB gene encoding flagellar biosynthesis protein FlhB, with the protein product MSEKTHQATPKRRQEARKKGQVFKSTEMVSALMLVSFIALLKYYVPTMLEKAQGIFTYVYRLSSEWTTRSVASLMVDLVWLGIQIGAPIFIVGAVIAIGANYLQVRTLFTLEPLKPQLSRISPLNGAKRMFGVKAWVELAKSLLKVIFIGYFLYATIRDNFEVFPVMARFTVGQGAVFIGGLIVDLGWKIALSFFVIAGIDFLYQWWDYEKNLKMSHEEMKQEYKQTEGNPQIKSEIKRKQRAMAMQRMMQDLKTADVVVTNPTHYAVALRYDPKENAAPVIVAKGADEIAQRIKQLAKEYGIITMENRPLARALFAQAEIGQAVPAELYKAVAEVLAFVYKLKRKKYTG